From Paenibacillus sp. GP183, one genomic window encodes:
- a CDS encoding WecB/TagA/CpsF family glycosyltransferase has translation MSLEAVSSEMGAAPIKNFPKVNIFGVPISKMNMKQTVSYLTDAIENRLPQHVITANPIMVMSAVEDRNYLAMMKQAELIVPDGTGVVWAAGYVGEPVAERVTGFDLVHELMRIGDRLNWKVYMLGTSTEMIEAAASKLKDMYPGIQIVGCRNGYFKEEQDAEVIQDIVHAAPDLLLVGRSSATQEPWIAKYKHQLQVPVMMGVGGSFDVLAGKLKRAPVLFQKLRLEWFYRLLQEPWRYKRMLTLPKFAVKVIREKEKVTKP, from the coding sequence ATGAGCCTAGAGGCCGTATCGTCAGAAATGGGGGCCGCGCCAATTAAGAACTTTCCCAAAGTGAACATCTTCGGTGTTCCCATATCCAAAATGAACATGAAACAAACCGTGTCCTACTTGACGGATGCGATTGAAAACAGGCTTCCGCAGCATGTGATTACAGCCAATCCCATTATGGTCATGTCCGCCGTTGAGGATCGCAATTATTTGGCCATGATGAAGCAGGCCGAATTGATTGTTCCCGACGGTACCGGCGTTGTGTGGGCTGCTGGTTACGTCGGTGAGCCTGTGGCGGAGCGTGTGACAGGCTTTGATTTGGTCCATGAGCTGATGAGGATCGGCGATCGGCTGAATTGGAAGGTGTACATGCTCGGCACTTCGACGGAAATGATTGAAGCCGCAGCAAGTAAGCTGAAGGATATGTATCCAGGCATACAAATAGTTGGGTGTCGAAATGGTTATTTTAAGGAAGAGCAAGATGCTGAAGTGATTCAGGATATTGTACATGCTGCTCCTGATCTATTATTGGTAGGCAGATCGTCTGCGACACAAGAGCCTTGGATCGCAAAATATAAGCATCAGCTCCAGGTTCCTGTTATGATGGGCGTCGGCGGAAGCTTTGACGTGCTGGCGGGTAAACTGAAACGTGCACCGGTACTTTTTCAAAAACTGCGGTTAGAATGGTTTTACCGTCTGCTGCAGGAGCCTTGGCGATATAAAAGGATGCTCACGCTTCCGAAATTTGCAGTGAAAGTGATTCGCGAAAAAGAGAAAGTCACAAAACCATGA
- a CDS encoding MraY family glycosyltransferase, protein MYGLYAIGFVASCLMALLLTPLVKKFAFWVGAVDAPNHRKVHTRIMPRLGGLAIFLAFVGAYFVISPALEAFYSDAGLGILAGGFVIVLTGALDDRFQLSPKWKLLGQIIAAFIVVSFGLKIDLVNIPFGETNLDIGWLSIPITILWIVGVSNAINLIDGLDGLSAGVSGIATITILILALMMPNVTVVLLSVILLGSIVGFMFYNFHPAKIFMGDSGALFLGFALATLSIMGFKQAAVVSLLIPIMILGVPLSDTFFAIMRRYVNKMPISAPDKSHLHHCLLQLGFSHRTTVLIIYGIALVFGGCAVVCSVLLSQEMTWVVTLVMVALLLVILLGAEALGIISKSRKPILGFLQRLAGKRVQNRMGK, encoded by the coding sequence TTGTACGGATTATATGCGATCGGGTTTGTTGCATCATGCTTAATGGCACTGCTGTTAACGCCTTTGGTCAAAAAATTTGCCTTTTGGGTAGGAGCCGTAGACGCGCCGAACCATCGGAAGGTACATACCAGAATCATGCCGCGCCTTGGAGGGTTGGCCATCTTTTTGGCTTTCGTCGGTGCGTACTTTGTCATTTCACCTGCACTCGAAGCTTTTTATTCGGATGCCGGCCTTGGAATTCTTGCAGGCGGGTTCGTTATTGTTCTTACAGGAGCACTCGACGACCGTTTTCAGTTATCCCCCAAGTGGAAGCTGCTGGGCCAAATCATTGCCGCATTCATCGTCGTTTCCTTCGGGCTCAAAATTGACCTGGTCAACATTCCGTTCGGTGAAACGAATTTAGATATAGGCTGGTTAAGTATCCCCATCACGATTTTATGGATCGTCGGCGTGTCCAACGCCATTAATCTGATCGACGGATTGGACGGCCTCTCGGCGGGTGTATCCGGTATTGCTACCATAACCATTCTTATTCTTGCTCTTATGATGCCAAATGTGACCGTTGTGCTGCTCAGCGTCATTTTACTTGGAAGCATTGTCGGGTTTATGTTTTACAATTTCCATCCGGCCAAAATCTTTATGGGCGATTCCGGGGCCTTATTTCTTGGCTTTGCGCTCGCTACATTATCGATCATGGGCTTTAAGCAAGCTGCCGTTGTTTCCTTGTTAATTCCTATTATGATCCTTGGCGTCCCCTTGTCGGATACCTTCTTCGCCATCATGCGTCGTTATGTCAATAAAATGCCTATCTCGGCGCCGGATAAGAGCCATCTTCACCACTGCTTGCTGCAGCTCGGCTTTAGCCATCGTACCACCGTCCTTATCATCTATGGGATAGCCTTGGTTTTTGGAGGCTGCGCAGTCGTTTGCTCCGTTCTTTTGTCACAGGAAATGACCTGGGTCGTTACACTCGTTATGGTGGCGTTGCTCCTGGTTATACTGCTTGGTGCAGAGGCCCTCGGAATTATCAGCAAAAGCCGCAAACCAATCTTGGGCTTCCTTCAAAGGCTTGCCGGTAAAAGAGTTCAAAATCGCATGGGCAAGTAA